In Actinomycetes bacterium, the genomic window GGTGCCTTGTCCCCACGCCTGAGCGACTGACCGGGCGGGGGTGCCCGCCGCCCCTACGCTGTACCGGTGCACGCCGACCCCGCCGACGCCACCGACGCCACCGACGTCGCCGACCTGCACGCCCACAGCAACGCCTCCGACGGCACCGACTCGCCCGCCGAGCTGGTGCGTGCGGCGGCCGAGGCCGGGCTCGCCGTGGTGGCCCTCACCGACCACGACACGACGCGCGGCTGGGCGGAGGCGGAGGCGGCGCTGGCCCGGCACGAGGGGCTGCGGCTCGTGCGCGGCGCCGAGATCTCCTGCGTGTGGGAGGGCGTGAGCCTCCACCTGCTCGCCTACCTCTTCGACCCCGGGCACCAGGAGCTCGCCGACGAGATGGCGACGGCGCTCGACGACCGGGTCCCGCGGGCTAAGGCGATCGTGGTCAAGCTGGCCGCGGCCGGCTACCCGATCACCTGGGAGCTGGTGCTCACCCAGCTGCAGGACGGCGCGACCGTCGGCCGCCCGCACATCGCCGACACCCTGGTCGCCGCCGGTGTCGTCCCCGACCGGACGGCGGCGTTCGACACCCTGCTGCACGACGGCAGCGAGTTCTTCGTCGGCCACTACTACGTCGACGCGGTCCGCGCCGTGCGGCTCGTCCGCGAGGCCGGGGGAGTGCCGGTGTTCGCTCACCCGGCAGCCGCCAAGCGCGGCCGGACGGTGGGCGAGGACGCCATCGCCGCGATGGCCGCCGCCGGGCTGGCCGGCCTCGAGGTGGACCACCGCGACAACCCGCCCGAGGCCAGGACCCGGCTCCGTGCGCTCGCCGCCGAGCTCGACCTGCTGGTCACCGGGGCGAGCGACTACCACGGCAGCGGCAAGGAGAACCGCCTCGGTGAGAACACCACGGATCCCGCGGTCGTCGACGCCCTGCTCGCCCAGGCGGGCAGCCCCACGGCCGTCCTGACCGCCTGACGCGGTGACCGCCTCCGACGGCAAGCTGTTCGGCGAGGTCTTCGTCACGCTCTTCGTGATCATGGACCCGCCGGGCACCATCCCGCTGTTCCTCAGCCTCACCAGCGGCCGGTCGTCCGCGATGCGCAAGCGGCTGGCCGCCCAGGCGGTGCTCGTCGCCTTCGTCGTCATCGTGGTGTTCGCCCTGTTCGGGCAGACCATCCTCAGCTACCTCGGCATCACCCTTCCCGCCCTGCAGGCGGCCGGCGGGCTGCTCCTGCTGCTGGTCGCCCTGGAGCTGCTCACCGGGCAGGCCGACGAGCCGACCGAGACGGCGAACGTCAACGTCGCCCTCGTGCCGCTGGGCACGCCGCTGCTCGCCGGGCCGGGGGCGATCGTGGCCACGATCGTCTTCGTCCAGCGCGTCGACGACGTGTGGGAGGGCGTCGCCGTCGCCCTCGGCATCGTCGCGGTGCACATCGTGCTGTGGCTGTTCATGCGCTTCTCGGTCGTCATCATCCGAGTCATCAAGGAGAGCGGCGTCATCCTCATCACCCGCATCGCCGGCCTCCTGCTCTCCGCCATCGCCGTCCAGCTGGTGGCCGACGCGGTGACGGCGTTCGTCAAGGAAGCCTGACCGGATGACGTGGCCATGTCGGTGAGCCAGCCCGAGCTGGCCCTCGAGGGGCTGCCGAAGCGGCTCTTCGCCTGCACACCGACCCGGCTCACCACCTGGCTCGACTGCCGCCGTCGCTACCGCTTCACCTACCTCGACAAGCCGCAGCCGCCCAAGGGCCCGCCGTGGGCGCACAACAGCGTGGGGTCCGCCGTGCACCTGGCGATGGCCGGCTGGCACCGGCTCGCCCCGGCTTCCCGCACGCCGGAGGCCGCCGGCCGCCTGCTGGACCAGGTGTGGCTGCACGAGGGCTTCCGCGACGACGTGCAGTCGGCCCGGTGGCGCGACCGGGCCCGCGAGATGGTCACCCGCTACGCCGCGACCCTCGACCCCGGCGAGGATCCGCTCGGCGTCGAGCGCACCGTGGCCACCAGCACCGGTGCCCTCGCGGTGTCCGGCCGGGTCGACCGCCTGGACCGCCGCGTGGTCGACGGGCACGACCAGGTGGTGGTCGTCGACTACAAGACCGGCCGTCGGCTGCTGACGTCGTACGACGCCAGAAGCTCGCTCGCGCTCGCCCTCTACGCGCTGGCCGTGACCCGCACGCTGCGGCGGCCGTGCGTCCGGGTCGAGCTGCACCACCTGCCGTCGGGTCACGTGCTGGCGCACGACCACACCGACGAGTCGCTGGACCGGCACCTGCGCCGCGCCGAGTCCGTGGGTGGTGAGGCAGCAGCGGCCGACGCCGCCTACCGGGCCGGTCTCAGCGACGAGGAGGCCGACGCGGCCTT contains:
- a CDS encoding PHP domain-containing protein is translated as MHADPADATDATDVADLHAHSNASDGTDSPAELVRAAAEAGLAVVALTDHDTTRGWAEAEAALARHEGLRLVRGAEISCVWEGVSLHLLAYLFDPGHQELADEMATALDDRVPRAKAIVVKLAAAGYPITWELVLTQLQDGATVGRPHIADTLVAAGVVPDRTAAFDTLLHDGSEFFVGHYYVDAVRAVRLVREAGGVPVFAHPAAAKRGRTVGEDAIAAMAAAGLAGLEVDHRDNPPEARTRLRALAAELDLLVTGASDYHGSGKENRLGENTTDPAVVDALLAQAGSPTAVLTA
- a CDS encoding MarC family protein, whose product is MTASDGKLFGEVFVTLFVIMDPPGTIPLFLSLTSGRSSAMRKRLAAQAVLVAFVVIVVFALFGQTILSYLGITLPALQAAGGLLLLLVALELLTGQADEPTETANVNVALVPLGTPLLAGPGAIVATIVFVQRVDDVWEGVAVALGIVAVHIVLWLFMRFSVVIIRVIKESGVILITRIAGLLLSAIAVQLVADAVTAFVKEA
- a CDS encoding PD-(D/E)XK nuclease family protein, producing MSVSQPELALEGLPKRLFACTPTRLTTWLDCRRRYRFTYLDKPQPPKGPPWAHNSVGSAVHLAMAGWHRLAPASRTPEAAGRLLDQVWLHEGFRDDVQSARWRDRAREMVTRYAATLDPGEDPLGVERTVATSTGALAVSGRVDRLDRRVVDGHDQVVVVDYKTGRRLLTSYDARSSLALALYALAVTRTLRRPCVRVELHHLPSGHVLAHDHTDESLDRHLRRAESVGGEAAAADAAYRAGLSDEEADAAFPPDVSPACRWCDYLRVCPAGSAAVAPAEPWSGLAEPVA